A window of the Vanessa cardui chromosome 25, ilVanCard2.1, whole genome shotgun sequence genome harbors these coding sequences:
- the LOC124540388 gene encoding uncharacterized protein LOC124540388, giving the protein MRACLLLCAALALAPSRPRAAAASHKHPHVPTPEPARLEHIKTQILAKLGLSSRPTPLGAPPRDVVRQILARAADPRPERRPETEHSMREIIAIAHRGDVTE; this is encoded by the exons ATGCGCGCCTGCCTCCTACTGTGTGCGGCGCTCGCGCTAGCGCCGAGCcggccgcgcgccgccgccgcctccCACAAGCACCCTCACGTCCCAACGCCCGAGCCGGCCAGACTCGAACACATAAAAACACAGATACTCGCCAAG CTGGGTTTATCGTCACGGCCCACGCCGCTTGGAGCGCCCCCACGTGACGTTGTGAGGCAAATACTGGCGCGCGCGGCCGACCCGCGCCCCGAGCGCCGCCCGGAAACAGAACACAGCATGAGAGAGATCATTGCTATAGCACATAGAGGTGACGTCAcagaataa